From the Takifugu flavidus isolate HTHZ2018 chromosome 12, ASM371156v2, whole genome shotgun sequence genome, one window contains:
- the sh3bgr gene encoding SH3 domain-binding glutamic acid-rich protein isoform X21, producing the protein MVIKVFLATSSGSTAIKKKQQDVVGFLEALKVDYTELDIACNEENRMWMRQNVPTEMKPSNGIPLPPQIFNDDSYCGDYDTFFNAKEDNTVFAFLGLPPPPGSKEAQQMHIVENGTHTEGADGSADDPTQAQAEEDEQQDEEADDDRDEEDLHSEDEEELQQLQEEEEAEAQEVYLQEEAEEEQEVEAE; encoded by the exons ATGGTGATTAAGGTCTTTCTGGCAACTTCTTCTGGATCCACAGCG ATCAAAAAGAAACAGCAGGATGTGGTTGGCTTCCTCGAGGCCCTGAAGGTGGACTACACGGAGCTGGACATCGCCTGCAATGAGGAGAACCGCATGTGGATGAGGCAGAACGTTCCCACAGAAATGAAGCCCAGCAACGGCATCCCGCTGCCCCCCCAGATCTTCAACGACGACAGCTACTGTGGA gactATGACACGTTCTTCAATGCTAAGGAGGACAACACAGTGTTCGCTTTCCTGggtctgcctcctcctcctgggtcaaag GAGGCACAGCAGATGCACATTGTGGAGAACGGGACTCACACTGAAGGAGCTGATGGCAGCGCTGATGATCCAACA CAGGCCCAGGCTGAGGAAGATGAGCAG caggacgAAGAAGCTGATGATGACCGG GATGAAGAGGATTTGCACTCAGAG GATGAAGAAGAGCTCCAACAGCTTCAG gaggaagaagaggctgaAGCACAAGAGGTATATTTAC aagaagaggcagaagaagaaCAG gAAGTAGAGGCTGAGTAG
- the sh3bgr gene encoding SH3 domain-binding glutamic acid-rich protein isoform X3, producing the protein MVIKVFLATSSGSTAIKKKQQDVVGFLEALKVDYTELDIACNEENRMWMRQNVPTEMKPSNGIPLPPQIFNDDSYCGDYDTFFNAKEDNTVFAFLGLPPPPGSKEAQQMHIVENGTHTEGADGSADDPTEVPVEECNGETQTDGGEEEGESGQEEEGEAADEEAPADEDEELEETDEQAQAEEDEQDEEADDDRDEEDLHSEDEEELQQLQEEEEAEAQEVYLQEEAEEEQEVEAE; encoded by the exons ATGGTGATTAAGGTCTTTCTGGCAACTTCTTCTGGATCCACAGCG ATCAAAAAGAAACAGCAGGATGTGGTTGGCTTCCTCGAGGCCCTGAAGGTGGACTACACGGAGCTGGACATCGCCTGCAATGAGGAGAACCGCATGTGGATGAGGCAGAACGTTCCCACAGAAATGAAGCCCAGCAACGGCATCCCGCTGCCCCCCCAGATCTTCAACGACGACAGCTACTGTGGA gactATGACACGTTCTTCAATGCTAAGGAGGACAACACAGTGTTCGCTTTCCTGggtctgcctcctcctcctgggtcaaag GAGGCACAGCAGATGCACATTGTGGAGAACGGGACTCACACTGAAGGAGCTGATGGCAGCGCTGATGATCCAACA GAGGttccagtggaggagtgcaacgGGGAAACCCAGACTgatggtggagaggaggaaggtgagagtggccaggaggaagagggtgagGCTGCAGATGAAGAGGCCCCTGCAGACGAAGATGAGGAATTAGAAGAAACAGATGAG CAGGCCCAGGCTGAGGAAGATGAGCAG gacgAAGAAGCTGATGATGACCGG GATGAAGAGGATTTGCACTCAGAG GATGAAGAAGAGCTCCAACAGCTTCAG gaggaagaagaggctgaAGCACAAGAGGTATATTTAC aagaagaggcagaagaagaaCAG gAAGTAGAGGCTGAGTAG
- the sh3bgr gene encoding SH3 domain-binding glutamic acid-rich protein isoform X12, which translates to MVIKVFLATSSGSTAIKKKQQDVVGFLEALKVDYTELDIACNEENRMWMRQNVPTEMKPSNGIPLPPQIFNDDSYCGDYDTFFNAKEDNTVFAFLGLPPPPGSKEAQQMHIVENGTHTEGADGSADDPTEVPVEECNGETQTDGGEEEGESGQEEEGEAADEEAPADEDEELEETDEQAQAEEDEQDEEADDDRDEEELQQLQEEEEAEAQEGEEEEAEEEQEVEAE; encoded by the exons ATGGTGATTAAGGTCTTTCTGGCAACTTCTTCTGGATCCACAGCG ATCAAAAAGAAACAGCAGGATGTGGTTGGCTTCCTCGAGGCCCTGAAGGTGGACTACACGGAGCTGGACATCGCCTGCAATGAGGAGAACCGCATGTGGATGAGGCAGAACGTTCCCACAGAAATGAAGCCCAGCAACGGCATCCCGCTGCCCCCCCAGATCTTCAACGACGACAGCTACTGTGGA gactATGACACGTTCTTCAATGCTAAGGAGGACAACACAGTGTTCGCTTTCCTGggtctgcctcctcctcctgggtcaaag GAGGCACAGCAGATGCACATTGTGGAGAACGGGACTCACACTGAAGGAGCTGATGGCAGCGCTGATGATCCAACA GAGGttccagtggaggagtgcaacgGGGAAACCCAGACTgatggtggagaggaggaaggtgagagtggccaggaggaagagggtgagGCTGCAGATGAAGAGGCCCCTGCAGACGAAGATGAGGAATTAGAAGAAACAGATGAG CAGGCCCAGGCTGAGGAAGATGAGCAG gacgAAGAAGCTGATGATGACCGG GATGAAGAAGAGCTCCAACAGCTTCAG gaggaagaagaggctgaAGCACAAGAG ggagaagaagaagaggcagaagaagaaCAG gAAGTAGAGGCTGAGTAG
- the sh3bgr gene encoding SH3 domain-binding glutamic acid-rich protein isoform X4, giving the protein MVIKVFLATSSGSTAIKKKQQDVVGFLEALKVDYTELDIACNEENRMWMRQNVPTEMKPSNGIPLPPQIFNDDSYCGDYDTFFNAKEDNTVFAFLGLPPPPGSKEAQQMHIVENGTHTEGADGSADDPTEVPVEECNGETQTDGGEEEGESGQEEEGEAADEEAPADEDEELEETDEQAQAEEDEQDEEADDDRDEEDLHSEDEEELQQLQEEEEAEAQEGEEEEAEEEQEVEAE; this is encoded by the exons ATGGTGATTAAGGTCTTTCTGGCAACTTCTTCTGGATCCACAGCG ATCAAAAAGAAACAGCAGGATGTGGTTGGCTTCCTCGAGGCCCTGAAGGTGGACTACACGGAGCTGGACATCGCCTGCAATGAGGAGAACCGCATGTGGATGAGGCAGAACGTTCCCACAGAAATGAAGCCCAGCAACGGCATCCCGCTGCCCCCCCAGATCTTCAACGACGACAGCTACTGTGGA gactATGACACGTTCTTCAATGCTAAGGAGGACAACACAGTGTTCGCTTTCCTGggtctgcctcctcctcctgggtcaaag GAGGCACAGCAGATGCACATTGTGGAGAACGGGACTCACACTGAAGGAGCTGATGGCAGCGCTGATGATCCAACA GAGGttccagtggaggagtgcaacgGGGAAACCCAGACTgatggtggagaggaggaaggtgagagtggccaggaggaagagggtgagGCTGCAGATGAAGAGGCCCCTGCAGACGAAGATGAGGAATTAGAAGAAACAGATGAG CAGGCCCAGGCTGAGGAAGATGAGCAG gacgAAGAAGCTGATGATGACCGG GATGAAGAGGATTTGCACTCAGAG GATGAAGAAGAGCTCCAACAGCTTCAG gaggaagaagaggctgaAGCACAAGAG ggagaagaagaagaggcagaagaagaaCAG gAAGTAGAGGCTGAGTAG
- the sh3bgr gene encoding SH3 domain-binding glutamic acid-rich protein isoform X6 encodes MVIKVFLATSSGSTAIKKKQQDVVGFLEALKVDYTELDIACNEENRMWMRQNVPTEMKPSNGIPLPPQIFNDDSYCGDYDTFFNAKEDNTVFAFLGLPPPPGSKEAQQMHIVENGTHTEGADGSADDPTEVPVEECNGETQTDGGEEEGESGQEEEGEAADEEAPADEDEELEETDEQAQAEEDEQDEEADDDRDEEDLHSEDEEELQQLQEEEEAEAQEVYLQAEEEQEVEAE; translated from the exons ATGGTGATTAAGGTCTTTCTGGCAACTTCTTCTGGATCCACAGCG ATCAAAAAGAAACAGCAGGATGTGGTTGGCTTCCTCGAGGCCCTGAAGGTGGACTACACGGAGCTGGACATCGCCTGCAATGAGGAGAACCGCATGTGGATGAGGCAGAACGTTCCCACAGAAATGAAGCCCAGCAACGGCATCCCGCTGCCCCCCCAGATCTTCAACGACGACAGCTACTGTGGA gactATGACACGTTCTTCAATGCTAAGGAGGACAACACAGTGTTCGCTTTCCTGggtctgcctcctcctcctgggtcaaag GAGGCACAGCAGATGCACATTGTGGAGAACGGGACTCACACTGAAGGAGCTGATGGCAGCGCTGATGATCCAACA GAGGttccagtggaggagtgcaacgGGGAAACCCAGACTgatggtggagaggaggaaggtgagagtggccaggaggaagagggtgagGCTGCAGATGAAGAGGCCCCTGCAGACGAAGATGAGGAATTAGAAGAAACAGATGAG CAGGCCCAGGCTGAGGAAGATGAGCAG gacgAAGAAGCTGATGATGACCGG GATGAAGAGGATTTGCACTCAGAG GATGAAGAAGAGCTCCAACAGCTTCAG gaggaagaagaggctgaAGCACAAGAGGTATATTTAC aggcagaagaagaaCAG gAAGTAGAGGCTGAGTAG
- the sh3bgr gene encoding SH3 domain-binding glutamic acid-rich protein isoform X19 — MVIKVFLATSSGSTAIKKKQQDVVGFLEALKVDYTELDIACNEENRMWMRQNVPTEMKPSNGIPLPPQIFNDDSYCGDYDTFFNAKEDNTVFAFLGLPPPPGSKEAQQMHIVENGTHTEGADGSADDPTEVPVEECNGETQTDGGEEEGESGQEEEGEAADEEAPADEDEELEETDEQAQAEEDEQQDEEADDDREEEEAEAQEVYLQAEEEQEVEAE; from the exons ATGGTGATTAAGGTCTTTCTGGCAACTTCTTCTGGATCCACAGCG ATCAAAAAGAAACAGCAGGATGTGGTTGGCTTCCTCGAGGCCCTGAAGGTGGACTACACGGAGCTGGACATCGCCTGCAATGAGGAGAACCGCATGTGGATGAGGCAGAACGTTCCCACAGAAATGAAGCCCAGCAACGGCATCCCGCTGCCCCCCCAGATCTTCAACGACGACAGCTACTGTGGA gactATGACACGTTCTTCAATGCTAAGGAGGACAACACAGTGTTCGCTTTCCTGggtctgcctcctcctcctgggtcaaag GAGGCACAGCAGATGCACATTGTGGAGAACGGGACTCACACTGAAGGAGCTGATGGCAGCGCTGATGATCCAACA GAGGttccagtggaggagtgcaacgGGGAAACCCAGACTgatggtggagaggaggaaggtgagagtggccaggaggaagagggtgagGCTGCAGATGAAGAGGCCCCTGCAGACGAAGATGAGGAATTAGAAGAAACAGATGAG CAGGCCCAGGCTGAGGAAGATGAGCAG caggacgAAGAAGCTGATGATGACCGG gaggaagaagaggctgaAGCACAAGAGGTATATTTAC aggcagaagaagaaCAG gAAGTAGAGGCTGAGTAG
- the sh3bgr gene encoding SH3 domain-binding glutamic acid-rich protein isoform X26, producing the protein MVIKVFLATSSGSTAIKKKQQDVVGFLEALKVDYTELDIACNEENRMWMRQNVPTEMKPSNGIPLPPQIFNDDSYCGDYDTFFNAKEDNTVFAFLGLPPPPGSKEAQQMHIVENGTHTEGADGSADDPTQAQAEEDEQQDEEADDDREEEEAEAQEGEEEEAEEEQEVEAE; encoded by the exons ATGGTGATTAAGGTCTTTCTGGCAACTTCTTCTGGATCCACAGCG ATCAAAAAGAAACAGCAGGATGTGGTTGGCTTCCTCGAGGCCCTGAAGGTGGACTACACGGAGCTGGACATCGCCTGCAATGAGGAGAACCGCATGTGGATGAGGCAGAACGTTCCCACAGAAATGAAGCCCAGCAACGGCATCCCGCTGCCCCCCCAGATCTTCAACGACGACAGCTACTGTGGA gactATGACACGTTCTTCAATGCTAAGGAGGACAACACAGTGTTCGCTTTCCTGggtctgcctcctcctcctgggtcaaag GAGGCACAGCAGATGCACATTGTGGAGAACGGGACTCACACTGAAGGAGCTGATGGCAGCGCTGATGATCCAACA CAGGCCCAGGCTGAGGAAGATGAGCAG caggacgAAGAAGCTGATGATGACCGG gaggaagaagaggctgaAGCACAAGAG ggagaagaagaagaggcagaagaagaaCAG gAAGTAGAGGCTGAGTAG
- the sh3bgr gene encoding SH3 domain-binding glutamic acid-rich protein isoform X16 → MVIKVFLATSSGSTAIKKKQQDVVGFLEALKVDYTELDIACNEENRMWMRQNVPTEMKPSNGIPLPPQIFNDDSYCGDYDTFFNAKEDNTVFAFLGLPPPPGSKEAQQMHIVENGTHTEGADGSADDPTEVPVEECNGETQTDGGEEEGESGQEEEGEAADEEAPADEDEELEETDEQAQAEEDEQQDEEADDDREEEEAEAQEGEEEEAEEEQEVEAE, encoded by the exons ATGGTGATTAAGGTCTTTCTGGCAACTTCTTCTGGATCCACAGCG ATCAAAAAGAAACAGCAGGATGTGGTTGGCTTCCTCGAGGCCCTGAAGGTGGACTACACGGAGCTGGACATCGCCTGCAATGAGGAGAACCGCATGTGGATGAGGCAGAACGTTCCCACAGAAATGAAGCCCAGCAACGGCATCCCGCTGCCCCCCCAGATCTTCAACGACGACAGCTACTGTGGA gactATGACACGTTCTTCAATGCTAAGGAGGACAACACAGTGTTCGCTTTCCTGggtctgcctcctcctcctgggtcaaag GAGGCACAGCAGATGCACATTGTGGAGAACGGGACTCACACTGAAGGAGCTGATGGCAGCGCTGATGATCCAACA GAGGttccagtggaggagtgcaacgGGGAAACCCAGACTgatggtggagaggaggaaggtgagagtggccaggaggaagagggtgagGCTGCAGATGAAGAGGCCCCTGCAGACGAAGATGAGGAATTAGAAGAAACAGATGAG CAGGCCCAGGCTGAGGAAGATGAGCAG caggacgAAGAAGCTGATGATGACCGG gaggaagaagaggctgaAGCACAAGAG ggagaagaagaagaggcagaagaagaaCAG gAAGTAGAGGCTGAGTAG
- the sh3bgr gene encoding SH3 domain-binding glutamic acid-rich protein isoform X13: MVIKVFLATSSGSTAIKKKQQDVVGFLEALKVDYTELDIACNEENRMWMRQNVPTEMKPSNGIPLPPQIFNDDSYCGDYDTFFNAKEDNTVFAFLGLPPPPGSKEAQQMHIVENGTHTEGADGSADDPTEVPVEECNGETQTDGGEEEGESGQEEEGEAADEEAPADEDEELEETDEQAQAEEDEQDEEADDDRDEEDLHSEEEEEAEAQEVYLQEEAEEEQEVEAE, encoded by the exons ATGGTGATTAAGGTCTTTCTGGCAACTTCTTCTGGATCCACAGCG ATCAAAAAGAAACAGCAGGATGTGGTTGGCTTCCTCGAGGCCCTGAAGGTGGACTACACGGAGCTGGACATCGCCTGCAATGAGGAGAACCGCATGTGGATGAGGCAGAACGTTCCCACAGAAATGAAGCCCAGCAACGGCATCCCGCTGCCCCCCCAGATCTTCAACGACGACAGCTACTGTGGA gactATGACACGTTCTTCAATGCTAAGGAGGACAACACAGTGTTCGCTTTCCTGggtctgcctcctcctcctgggtcaaag GAGGCACAGCAGATGCACATTGTGGAGAACGGGACTCACACTGAAGGAGCTGATGGCAGCGCTGATGATCCAACA GAGGttccagtggaggagtgcaacgGGGAAACCCAGACTgatggtggagaggaggaaggtgagagtggccaggaggaagagggtgagGCTGCAGATGAAGAGGCCCCTGCAGACGAAGATGAGGAATTAGAAGAAACAGATGAG CAGGCCCAGGCTGAGGAAGATGAGCAG gacgAAGAAGCTGATGATGACCGG GATGAAGAGGATTTGCACTCAGAG gaggaagaagaggctgaAGCACAAGAGGTATATTTAC aagaagaggcagaagaagaaCAG gAAGTAGAGGCTGAGTAG
- the sh3bgr gene encoding SH3 domain-binding glutamic acid-rich protein isoform X20, whose product MVIKVFLATSSGSTAIKKKQQDVVGFLEALKVDYTELDIACNEENRMWMRQNVPTEMKPSNGIPLPPQIFNDDSYCGDYDTFFNAKEDNTVFAFLGLPPPPGSKEAQQMHIVENGTHTEGADGSADDPTEVPVEECNGETQTDGGEEEGESGQEEEGEAADEEAPADEDEELEETDEQAQAEEDEQDEEADDDREEEEAEAQEVYLQAEEEQEVEAE is encoded by the exons ATGGTGATTAAGGTCTTTCTGGCAACTTCTTCTGGATCCACAGCG ATCAAAAAGAAACAGCAGGATGTGGTTGGCTTCCTCGAGGCCCTGAAGGTGGACTACACGGAGCTGGACATCGCCTGCAATGAGGAGAACCGCATGTGGATGAGGCAGAACGTTCCCACAGAAATGAAGCCCAGCAACGGCATCCCGCTGCCCCCCCAGATCTTCAACGACGACAGCTACTGTGGA gactATGACACGTTCTTCAATGCTAAGGAGGACAACACAGTGTTCGCTTTCCTGggtctgcctcctcctcctgggtcaaag GAGGCACAGCAGATGCACATTGTGGAGAACGGGACTCACACTGAAGGAGCTGATGGCAGCGCTGATGATCCAACA GAGGttccagtggaggagtgcaacgGGGAAACCCAGACTgatggtggagaggaggaaggtgagagtggccaggaggaagagggtgagGCTGCAGATGAAGAGGCCCCTGCAGACGAAGATGAGGAATTAGAAGAAACAGATGAG CAGGCCCAGGCTGAGGAAGATGAGCAG gacgAAGAAGCTGATGATGACCGG gaggaagaagaggctgaAGCACAAGAGGTATATTTAC aggcagaagaagaaCAG gAAGTAGAGGCTGAGTAG
- the sh3bgr gene encoding SH3 domain-binding glutamic acid-rich protein isoform X10, which yields MVIKVFLATSSGSTAIKKKQQDVVGFLEALKVDYTELDIACNEENRMWMRQNVPTEMKPSNGIPLPPQIFNDDSYCGDYDTFFNAKEDNTVFAFLGLPPPPGSKEAQQMHIVENGTHTEGADGSADDPTEVPVEECNGETQTDGGEEEGESGQEEEGEAADEEAPADEDEELEETDEQAQAEEDEQDEEADDDRDEEELQQLQEEEEAEAQEVYLQEEAEEEQEVEAE from the exons ATGGTGATTAAGGTCTTTCTGGCAACTTCTTCTGGATCCACAGCG ATCAAAAAGAAACAGCAGGATGTGGTTGGCTTCCTCGAGGCCCTGAAGGTGGACTACACGGAGCTGGACATCGCCTGCAATGAGGAGAACCGCATGTGGATGAGGCAGAACGTTCCCACAGAAATGAAGCCCAGCAACGGCATCCCGCTGCCCCCCCAGATCTTCAACGACGACAGCTACTGTGGA gactATGACACGTTCTTCAATGCTAAGGAGGACAACACAGTGTTCGCTTTCCTGggtctgcctcctcctcctgggtcaaag GAGGCACAGCAGATGCACATTGTGGAGAACGGGACTCACACTGAAGGAGCTGATGGCAGCGCTGATGATCCAACA GAGGttccagtggaggagtgcaacgGGGAAACCCAGACTgatggtggagaggaggaaggtgagagtggccaggaggaagagggtgagGCTGCAGATGAAGAGGCCCCTGCAGACGAAGATGAGGAATTAGAAGAAACAGATGAG CAGGCCCAGGCTGAGGAAGATGAGCAG gacgAAGAAGCTGATGATGACCGG GATGAAGAAGAGCTCCAACAGCTTCAG gaggaagaagaggctgaAGCACAAGAGGTATATTTAC aagaagaggcagaagaagaaCAG gAAGTAGAGGCTGAGTAG
- the sh3bgr gene encoding SH3 domain-binding glutamic acid-rich protein isoform X24 has translation MVIKVFLATSSGSTAIKKKQQDVVGFLEALKVDYTELDIACNEENRMWMRQNVPTEMKPSNGIPLPPQIFNDDSYCGDYDTFFNAKEDNTVFAFLGLPPPPGSKEAQQMHIVENGTHTEGADGSADDPTQAQAEEDEQQDEEADDDRDEEDLHSEEEEEAEAQEVYLQEEAEEEQEVEAE, from the exons ATGGTGATTAAGGTCTTTCTGGCAACTTCTTCTGGATCCACAGCG ATCAAAAAGAAACAGCAGGATGTGGTTGGCTTCCTCGAGGCCCTGAAGGTGGACTACACGGAGCTGGACATCGCCTGCAATGAGGAGAACCGCATGTGGATGAGGCAGAACGTTCCCACAGAAATGAAGCCCAGCAACGGCATCCCGCTGCCCCCCCAGATCTTCAACGACGACAGCTACTGTGGA gactATGACACGTTCTTCAATGCTAAGGAGGACAACACAGTGTTCGCTTTCCTGggtctgcctcctcctcctgggtcaaag GAGGCACAGCAGATGCACATTGTGGAGAACGGGACTCACACTGAAGGAGCTGATGGCAGCGCTGATGATCCAACA CAGGCCCAGGCTGAGGAAGATGAGCAG caggacgAAGAAGCTGATGATGACCGG GATGAAGAGGATTTGCACTCAGAG gaggaagaagaggctgaAGCACAAGAGGTATATTTAC aagaagaggcagaagaagaaCAG gAAGTAGAGGCTGAGTAG
- the sh3bgr gene encoding SH3 domain-binding glutamic acid-rich protein isoform X25: MVIKVFLATSSGSTAIKKKQQDVVGFLEALKVDYTELDIACNEENRMWMRQNVPTEMKPSNGIPLPPQIFNDDSYCGDYDTFFNAKEDNTVFAFLGLPPPPGSKEAQQMHIVENGTHTEGADGSADDPTQAQAEEDEQQDEEADDDREEEEAEAQEVYLQEEAEEEQEVEAE; encoded by the exons ATGGTGATTAAGGTCTTTCTGGCAACTTCTTCTGGATCCACAGCG ATCAAAAAGAAACAGCAGGATGTGGTTGGCTTCCTCGAGGCCCTGAAGGTGGACTACACGGAGCTGGACATCGCCTGCAATGAGGAGAACCGCATGTGGATGAGGCAGAACGTTCCCACAGAAATGAAGCCCAGCAACGGCATCCCGCTGCCCCCCCAGATCTTCAACGACGACAGCTACTGTGGA gactATGACACGTTCTTCAATGCTAAGGAGGACAACACAGTGTTCGCTTTCCTGggtctgcctcctcctcctgggtcaaag GAGGCACAGCAGATGCACATTGTGGAGAACGGGACTCACACTGAAGGAGCTGATGGCAGCGCTGATGATCCAACA CAGGCCCAGGCTGAGGAAGATGAGCAG caggacgAAGAAGCTGATGATGACCGG gaggaagaagaggctgaAGCACAAGAGGTATATTTAC aagaagaggcagaagaagaaCAG gAAGTAGAGGCTGAGTAG
- the sh3bgr gene encoding SH3 domain-binding glutamic acid-rich protein isoform X22 → MVIKVFLATSSGSTAIKKKQQDVVGFLEALKVDYTELDIACNEENRMWMRQNVPTEMKPSNGIPLPPQIFNDDSYCGDYDTFFNAKEDNTVFAFLGLPPPPGSKEAQQMHIVENGTHTEGADGSADDPTQAQAEEDEQDEEADDDRDEEDLHSEDEEELQQLQEEEEAEAQEVYLQEEAEEEQEVEAE, encoded by the exons ATGGTGATTAAGGTCTTTCTGGCAACTTCTTCTGGATCCACAGCG ATCAAAAAGAAACAGCAGGATGTGGTTGGCTTCCTCGAGGCCCTGAAGGTGGACTACACGGAGCTGGACATCGCCTGCAATGAGGAGAACCGCATGTGGATGAGGCAGAACGTTCCCACAGAAATGAAGCCCAGCAACGGCATCCCGCTGCCCCCCCAGATCTTCAACGACGACAGCTACTGTGGA gactATGACACGTTCTTCAATGCTAAGGAGGACAACACAGTGTTCGCTTTCCTGggtctgcctcctcctcctgggtcaaag GAGGCACAGCAGATGCACATTGTGGAGAACGGGACTCACACTGAAGGAGCTGATGGCAGCGCTGATGATCCAACA CAGGCCCAGGCTGAGGAAGATGAGCAG gacgAAGAAGCTGATGATGACCGG GATGAAGAGGATTTGCACTCAGAG GATGAAGAAGAGCTCCAACAGCTTCAG gaggaagaagaggctgaAGCACAAGAGGTATATTTAC aagaagaggcagaagaagaaCAG gAAGTAGAGGCTGAGTAG
- the sh3bgr gene encoding SH3 domain-binding glutamic acid-rich protein isoform X34, with protein MVIKVFLATSSGSTAIKKKQQDVVGFLEALKVDYTELDIACNEENRMWMRQNVPTEMKPSNGIPLPPQIFNDDSYCGDYDTFFNAKEDNTVFAFLGLPPPPGSKQAQAEEDEQDEEADDDREEEEAEAQEGEEEEAEEEQEVEAE; from the exons ATGGTGATTAAGGTCTTTCTGGCAACTTCTTCTGGATCCACAGCG ATCAAAAAGAAACAGCAGGATGTGGTTGGCTTCCTCGAGGCCCTGAAGGTGGACTACACGGAGCTGGACATCGCCTGCAATGAGGAGAACCGCATGTGGATGAGGCAGAACGTTCCCACAGAAATGAAGCCCAGCAACGGCATCCCGCTGCCCCCCCAGATCTTCAACGACGACAGCTACTGTGGA gactATGACACGTTCTTCAATGCTAAGGAGGACAACACAGTGTTCGCTTTCCTGggtctgcctcctcctcctgggtcaaag CAGGCCCAGGCTGAGGAAGATGAGCAG gacgAAGAAGCTGATGATGACCGG gaggaagaagaggctgaAGCACAAGAG ggagaagaagaagaggcagaagaagaaCAG gAAGTAGAGGCTGAGTAG
- the sh3bgr gene encoding SH3 domain-binding glutamic acid-rich protein isoform X29: MVIKVFLATSSGSTAIKKKQQDVVGFLEALKVDYTELDIACNEENRMWMRQNVPTEMKPSNGIPLPPQIFNDDSYCGDYDTFFNAKEDNTVFAFLGLPPPPGSKEAQQMHIVENGTHTEGADGSADDPTQAQAEEDEQQDEEADDDREEEEAEAQEVYLQAEEEQEVEAE; the protein is encoded by the exons ATGGTGATTAAGGTCTTTCTGGCAACTTCTTCTGGATCCACAGCG ATCAAAAAGAAACAGCAGGATGTGGTTGGCTTCCTCGAGGCCCTGAAGGTGGACTACACGGAGCTGGACATCGCCTGCAATGAGGAGAACCGCATGTGGATGAGGCAGAACGTTCCCACAGAAATGAAGCCCAGCAACGGCATCCCGCTGCCCCCCCAGATCTTCAACGACGACAGCTACTGTGGA gactATGACACGTTCTTCAATGCTAAGGAGGACAACACAGTGTTCGCTTTCCTGggtctgcctcctcctcctgggtcaaag GAGGCACAGCAGATGCACATTGTGGAGAACGGGACTCACACTGAAGGAGCTGATGGCAGCGCTGATGATCCAACA CAGGCCCAGGCTGAGGAAGATGAGCAG caggacgAAGAAGCTGATGATGACCGG gaggaagaagaggctgaAGCACAAGAGGTATATTTAC aggcagaagaagaaCAG gAAGTAGAGGCTGAGTAG